The Streptomyces sp. NBC_00775 genome includes the window CGTACCGCGTGGTGCAGGAGGCGTTGACGAACGTCCACAAGCACGCGGCGGGTGCGAAGACGCATGTCCGGCTGGCTCATCGGGTTTCCGAGATCGCGATGCAGGTGGAGAACGAGTGCCCGCCGGAGCCGGGGGCGGTGTCTTCGGTGCATCTGCCCAGTGGGGGGAATGGCCTGCTGGGGATGAAGGAACGGGTTGCCGCGTTGGGGGGCGTGTTTGTGTCCGGGCCTACTGATGGGGGTGGGTTTCGGGTGTCTGCGGTGATCCCGACGTAGGCGCTCCGCTGGGCTGTGCGGTTCGGTGGCGTTGGGTGGGTCGGGGCCGTGCCGGTACGTCCAGCCCGTCGCCGGTGGGCATTACTGCTTGCTGCCACAGCATGAACTTGCCCATAACCCCGTATGCGACGGGCTGGACGTACCGGCCCGGCCCCTTCGGTGCGTTGCCGACTGCGAGCGCGTCGTCGTACCGGGTGGGGGTGGGCGGGGTCTGCGCGTCGTCGGCTGCGGGTGCGTGTCGGCTGGGCCTGTGCGGCGCCGGGTGTGGGTGCCGGTCCGTGTGACGAACGGTTCCTGGGGTCGTGTTTTTAGGGGCGCGGGGAACTGCGCGCCCGGCCCGCACGGACCCGCAGTCGACCAACAACCTCAGCCCCCACCCACCCAAGGGGCGCGGGGAACGGCGCGCCCAGCCCGAACGGACCCGCAGTCGACAAGCAACCCTCAGCCCCCACCCACCCAAGGGGCGCGGGGAACTGCGCGACCAGCCCCCACCCACCCGCACCCGGCACACAACCGATCGGGGTCGAAGGGGCAGAACCCCTGGGGATGGGACGGGTAGGGGCGGCGGGGGCGAAGGAAGTCTGTGGGGTTAGCCGGCGGTGAGGCGGGGCGGCTCTATGCCTGAGAGGAGGGTGGTGAGGGCGGTGTCGATGTCGGGGCCGACGTACCAGTCACCGGTGTGGTCGAGGGTGTAGACGCGCCCCTCGGCGTCGATGGCGAGGAGGGCGCGGGTATCGGGCTCCTCGCCGAGAGGGCACACCTCGGTGTCCAGGGCGCGGCCCAGGTCGCCGAGGGTGCGGGCCATGTGGAGGCCGTGCAGGGGGTCGAGATGGAGGGCGGCGGGGGCGACCTGACGGCCGGGGCCCTGCGCGGTGACCCGGAGGCCGCCGAACTCCGCCCACGCTTCCACGGCCGCGGGGAACACCGAGTGCCGGTGCCCGGCCGGCGACGCGTGTCCGCGCAGCGCGTCGGCCCAGTACTCGGCCTGCTTTATGTCCCAGCGCCCGGGCTGCCACCCCGCGGAGCGCAGCGCGGCGTCCACGGGGACGGAGAAGCGTGTGGAGGAGGAGCGGTCGGCGTGCATCTGCCCTTCGTTCGTCGAGGGTTGGGACATCGGCGTGGCGGGACGCCGTCGTACTCGTGCTCGTGCGTGAGTGGGTGTCAGGCGTCCGGGGTCGCCGGATCGACGATGCGTACGCCGAAGTGGTCGCTGAGTGCCGTGCAGGAGCGGCAGGGTGCGGCGAAGCTGCCGTGCAGGGGGTCGCCGTCCTCGCGGATGCGGCGGGCGGTCAGCTTGGCCTGCTTGAGTGCCTTGCGGGCCTCGCCGTTGGTCATCGGCTTGCGGGCGGCACGTTTGCTGCGGGCGGCATCGACGGAGGCGATGTGCCGGGAGATGAGGATGGCCTCGGCGCAGCGGCCGGTGAAGCGGTCGCGCTGTGCGCTGGTGAGGGTGTCGAGGAAGTCCTGCACCAGCGGGTGGAGGGCAGGGGGCTGGTCGCCGCGGGCCGCTGTGCCGGTGAGGGTCGCGCCGCGTACGGAGAGAGCGGCGGCGACGGTGGGAAGTATGCCGTCGCGGCGGTGCAGGAGGGTGGGGGCGTGGGGTGCCTCGGCGCTGCTCCAGCCGACCCGTGGGTCCCCGGACGTGCCCGTATGCGTCGCGTTCATGATCGTTCTTCCCTCCCATGCATCCCCCGGTGCGGAGACAGACTGCCAAATGGCGTGGCGGGTGCGGAAGCTGGGGCGGTGCGACACGCCCGGTCTTCGTCGTACCGTCACGGCGGGGTGACGGCAGGTCACGGAACCGGAGGCCCGGTGACCGGTGTCGTCCTACCGCATAGGCTGTCGACATCCACGATCCATACCGCCATTGAGAACGCCGCAGGGGGCAACCGCCATGACGACAGGTCGGCTCGGGCAGCAAGCCGCGCCGCCGAACGCGGCCTACGCCGGGCAGGTCGTGCATTTCCCGGATCCGGTCCGGGCCGCCCGCCACCCCAGAGGTGTGCGGATCGACGAGCACGGCTACCCCGACTTCTCGCTCTACGCGCGTGCCGCGGCGGAGATCGCCGAGCCCCCCGAGGGCTTCGGTGTCGACGAGTTGCGGCTGACCGACTATGTCTCGGCGAACGCCGCGCTGGCCGCCACCGGGCATGACTTGTGGGACACGATTCCGTCGGTGGCGACCCCGCACGGCTGGACCTGGCACCACGTGCCGGGGACGCGGCGGCTGGAGCTGGTTCCCGTCGAGGTGAAGGCGTTGCTGCGGCATCACGGCGGTATCGCGACCTCGGCTGTCGACCAGAACAAGCGGGGTACGCGGCCGTTGCAGGAGACGCGGCCCGCGCACTTCGGGCTGCCGAAGGCGTCGGTCGCGGTGACCGAGCAGCAGGTGCTGGGGGTCGAGGAGGATCTCGGCTATCGGCTGCCAGGCGCCTATCGGTCCTTCCTGAAGGCAGCGGGCGGGTGCGCGCCGATCGGTGCCGCGCTCGATGCCGAGTTGGGGCTGCTGGTGGATCAGCCGTTCTTCACGGTGCGCGACGAGGCGGCCGTCAACGACCTCGTCTATGTCAACAAGTGCCTGCGCGACCATCTGACCAAGGACTACTTGGGTGTTGGTTTCGTCCAGGGCGGGTTGTTGGCCGTGAAGGTGAAGGGCGACTCGATCGGGTCGGTCTGGTTCTGCGCGTACGACGATGCCCGCGACCAGGACGCCTGGGCGCCGGCGGAGCGGGTGCAGCGGCTGCTGCTGCGCTGCGGCGACGACTTCGACCAGTTCCTGTCCCGGCTCGCGGGCAATCCGCCGGAGCTGGAGACGGTGGCGAACCTGATGGTGGACGGCGGCTTCGCGCGCGTCGTGCCCGTCTCTTCAGTGTCTTCGGCGTCTTCAGTGTCTTCGACGTCCTCGGTGGGGGAGTGAACTTCCGATGGTGACCTTCGCGCAGGCGCAGGAGCGCGCGGAAGAATGGATCAACGGGGATGTGCCCGGGTACCAGCATCGCGAGGTGCGGGTGCGCGAGTTCGAACTCGGATTCGTGGTGTGGGCCGAGGACCGTGCGGACGGTCCGCGCTCCGACGGGGGTGCGCAGCGGCTCGTCATCGCGCGGGACAGTGGTGAGGCCACGCTGTGGCCCGCCCTGCCGGTGGGTGAGGTGATTCGCCGGTACGAGGAGGAGTACGGGGTGCCGGACGCGTCCCCGGAACCGGCGCCGGCGCCTCCGGCCCGGGTCGACCTGAACCAGACGTCGTTCCTGTTGAGTCCCCCGGAGTGGCTGCAGGAGGCCGCGGACAAGTTGGGGATTCCGGATCGGCGGGCGGGTGCGGGCGCGTCCGACGGGGCTGGGTCTCGTCCGGCTGCCGCCGCTGCCGCTGCCGGTGCTGTTCCGGGCGGGGATGCGTCCTTGGGCGGCGGGTCCGTGAATGGGGCTTCCGGGAGCGGGAGTTCGGCGCCGGGTGTGCCTGGGCAGCCGGGGGCGCACGCTGTGCCTTCCGCGCCGGGTGCGCCTTCGGCTCCCGGTGGGGGTACGCCGTGGCCCGCGGCCGCGGCCGCCGACGAACAGGGCTCGGGTCCGCGGGATGCCGTGACGCCGGGTGTGCCCTCCGCGGCGACCCCGTGGGCGGGGACCGACACGAACGCCGACGCCGGTGACGACCGTTCGGTACCGCTTCCGGCGACCGTGTTCGCGCCGCCGCTCACCGATCTCGACGACGCCCACACCCCGCCGCCCGCCGCGACGCCGGACGCCAAGACCGCCCTGATGTCCGGGGGCAGCCAACTCCCGCGCACGGCGCTGGCGCCCGCGGTCGACGCCCCGAACGCGCCGCTCCCGTCCGGCCCTTCGCAGGGGCCGGGTATGCAGGGTCCCGGTGCTCCTCAGGGCGCGACGCCGCCGGTCGCCCCCTCGTACGGCTATCCGCAGGGTCCCGGCGGTCCGCAGGGCACGCCTCCTCCGGGTGCTCCGCAGGGTTCGGCGGTCCCTGGTACGCCGCCCCCGGGTGCGCCGATTTCTGGTGGTCCGCAGGGCACACCTCCGCCTGGCGCGCCCGCGTACGGGTTCCCGCAGGGGCCGGGTGGAGTGCCGGGTACGCCGCCGCCCGGCGCACCGCAGGTTCCGGGCGCCCCTGGCACGCCTCCGCCCGCCGCGCCCTCGCGCCCTCTGCCGCCCAACGCCGGTGACATCGCCGACGCCGCGACCAGCAAGGCGCAGGCGCCGCCTCGGGGGGCGCGTGGTGCTGGAGCGGGCGCGCCGCATCCGCCGAGCGCCCCCGGTGTGCCGGGTGCGCGGCCGGGGAGTACGCCGCCTCCGCCGTCCGGGC containing:
- a CDS encoding SUKH-3 domain-containing protein; translation: MHADRSSSTRFSVPVDAALRSAGWQPGRWDIKQAEYWADALRGHASPAGHRHSVFPAAVEAWAEFGGLRVTAQGPGRQVAPAALHLDPLHGLHMARTLGDLGRALDTEVCPLGEEPDTRALLAIDAEGRVYTLDHTGDWYVGPDIDTALTTLLSGIEPPRLTAG
- a CDS encoding YwqJ-related putative deaminase, with the translated sequence MNATHTGTSGDPRVGWSSAEAPHAPTLLHRRDGILPTVAAALSVRGATLTGTAARGDQPPALHPLVQDFLDTLTSAQRDRFTGRCAEAILISRHIASVDAARSKRAARKPMTNGEARKALKQAKLTARRIREDGDPLHGSFAAPCRSCTALSDHFGVRIVDPATPDA
- a CDS encoding SMI1/KNR4 family protein is translated as MTTGRLGQQAAPPNAAYAGQVVHFPDPVRAARHPRGVRIDEHGYPDFSLYARAAAEIAEPPEGFGVDELRLTDYVSANAALAATGHDLWDTIPSVATPHGWTWHHVPGTRRLELVPVEVKALLRHHGGIATSAVDQNKRGTRPLQETRPAHFGLPKASVAVTEQQVLGVEEDLGYRLPGAYRSFLKAAGGCAPIGAALDAELGLLVDQPFFTVRDEAAVNDLVYVNKCLRDHLTKDYLGVGFVQGGLLAVKVKGDSIGSVWFCAYDDARDQDAWAPAERVQRLLLRCGDDFDQFLSRLAGNPPELETVANLMVDGGFARVVPVSSVSSASSVSSTSSVGE